The following proteins come from a genomic window of bacterium:
- a CDS encoding proline--tRNA ligase: MAKGITKRSEDYSKWYLDVIDAAQLAEHSAVKGCMVIRPTGYAIWEHIQANLDRLFKETGHVNAYFPLFIPENFMHREAQHVEGFAPECAVVTHGGGKKLDEPLFVRPTSETIIWSTYKNWIQSYRDLPILINQWANVVRWEMRTRLFLRTTEFLWQEGHTAHATEQEAVDETLLILGVYRTFAEEYMAAPVFTGIKTEKEKFAGAVRTYCIEAMMQDYKALQCGTSHYLGQNFAKAFDVTFQDEESKVRYVYATSWGVSTRLIGALIMMHSDDNGL, encoded by the coding sequence ATGGCGAAGGGAATTACCAAACGCAGTGAAGATTATTCAAAATGGTATCTGGATGTAATTGACGCCGCCCAACTGGCGGAACATTCGGCCGTGAAGGGCTGCATGGTGATCAGACCGACCGGATACGCGATCTGGGAACATATTCAAGCCAATCTGGACCGGTTGTTTAAAGAGACCGGCCATGTCAACGCTTATTTCCCTCTATTCATACCGGAAAATTTTATGCACCGGGAAGCCCAGCATGTGGAGGGCTTTGCGCCGGAATGTGCGGTGGTGACCCATGGGGGCGGCAAAAAACTGGATGAACCGCTCTTTGTCCGCCCCACATCGGAGACCATCATCTGGTCCACCTATAAAAATTGGATCCAGTCTTATCGTGATCTGCCGATTTTGATCAATCAGTGGGCGAATGTAGTGCGTTGGGAAATGAGAACCCGGCTGTTCCTGCGCACGACGGAATTCCTCTGGCAGGAGGGCCATACCGCGCACGCCACGGAGCAGGAGGCGGTGGATGAGACGTTGCTCATCCTTGGCGTCTATCGCACCTTTGCCGAGGAATACATGGCGGCGCCGGTTTTCACCGGCATTAAAACCGAAAAGGAAAAGTTCGCCGGTGCGGTGCGCACCTATTGCATCGAGGCGATGATGCAGGACTACAAGGCGCTGCAGTGCGGCACTTCACATTATCTGGGACAGAATTTTGCCAAGGCGTTCGATGTGACCTTTCAGGATGAGGAGAGCAAAGTCCGTTATGTGTACGCCACCAGTTGGGGCGTATCGACGCGGTTGATCGGCGCGCTGATCATGATGCACAGCGATGACAACGGCCT